One Archangium violaceum genomic window, AGATGGTAGTTCTGACATAGCAGCAACACCGTGGCCAAACGCCCCTCGATGATGAACGAGGCCCGGTAGGGACTCTCGGAGGTGGCGCGGCAGTGGGGCCGCTGGTGGGGCACGTAGTCGAAGCTGTACGTGAGGAGGAACAGCGCGATGCGCGCCGGGAGCAGCCAGTGGACGAGGAAGTCGATGGCGTGGCCCGTGAGCAGGAACCCGGCGATGGCGGCCACGAGGACCAGGGCGGACAGCCAGGACTCCAGATTGTCGCGCCGAGAGATGCCGTCTCGAGGCTCGTACTCGAAGAAGTAGTGCAGGTCCGCCGTCGCCCAACGAAGGGGGAGCTGCCACCAGGGACCCTCACCGCTGTAGCGATCCGGGTCGCGGAGCGGGTCTCCCGCGAAGCGGTGATGGCGCCGGTGGACGTTCTGGAAGCCGACGAAGCGCACCAGAAGGATGCTGGCACTCGCGTGGCCGAGCAGCGAGTTGAGCCAACGCAGGCGCGAGACGGCGTGGTGCGAGGCGTCGTGCATGACGGTGAACGCGGCGAAGGCGCCCGCCGTCGAAAGCGCCACGGCAGCGGGCGTGGAGAGCCCTCCGCACAGACCCGCCGCCATACCGCCGCTCCA contains:
- a CDS encoding fatty acid desaturase, translated to MHRLNDDVNHSVLLKAPRVAWGTVLLFTGLLAAWSGGMAAGLCGGLSTPAAVALSTAGAFAAFTVMHDASHHAVSRLRWLNSLLGHASASILLVRFVGFQNVHRRHHRFAGDPLRDPDRYSGEGPWWQLPLRWATADLHYFFEYEPRDGISRRDNLESWLSALVLVAAIAGFLLTGHAIDFLVHWLLPARIALFLLTYSFDYVPHQRPHCRATSESPYRASFIIEGRLATVLLLCQNYHLVHHLYPGVPFYRCARIWRARREELLARGARLVSLFELPRPPGAKPPVSTPHGRTEASSP